The Devosia sp. A16 genome includes a window with the following:
- a CDS encoding DNA helicase — MKLSVPIYQLKREARRLSREEKIPLSAALDRVAAAEGFSGWSLLAARYAESSPATRLYGRLQPGELVLVGARPGQGKTLLALELAAEAAKAGGRGMFFTLEYTDRDVLERLRAIGREPAELGDRFGFDCSDRISAAYIIEKMAEASRGTVIVVDYLQLLDQRRDNPPVAEQVRALKGFAEARGLVIVFISQIDRSYDPADKPHPDLGDVRLPNPLDLTLFSKSWFLSNGELSLNAAR, encoded by the coding sequence ATGAAACTGTCTGTTCCGATCTATCAGTTAAAGCGTGAGGCCAGGCGGCTGTCGCGTGAGGAGAAGATTCCCCTGAGCGCAGCGCTCGATCGCGTCGCGGCGGCAGAGGGATTTTCCGGGTGGAGCCTGCTGGCCGCTCGTTATGCCGAGAGTTCTCCGGCGACGAGGCTCTATGGACGCCTGCAACCCGGCGAACTGGTGCTGGTCGGGGCCCGCCCCGGGCAGGGCAAGACCCTGCTGGCGCTCGAGCTGGCCGCCGAAGCGGCGAAAGCCGGCGGCCGGGGCATGTTCTTCACGCTCGAATATACCGACAGGGACGTGCTGGAACGGTTGCGGGCGATCGGCCGGGAGCCGGCCGAACTGGGCGATCGCTTCGGCTTCGATTGCTCGGACCGCATCTCGGCCGCCTATATCATCGAGAAGATGGCCGAGGCATCGCGCGGCACGGTGATCGTCGTCGACTATCTGCAACTGCTGGACCAGCGGCGCGACAACCCGCCGGTGGCCGAACAGGTCCGGGCGCTGAAGGGGTTCGCCGAAGCGCGCGGGCTGGTGATCGTCTTCATCTCGCAGATCGACCGCTCGTACGACCCGGCCGACAAGCCGCATCCCGACCTGGGTGACGTTCGGCTGCCCAACCCGCTCGACCTCACGCTGTTCAGCAAGAGCTGGTTCCTCAGTAACGGCGAGCTCAGCCTCAACGCGGCGCGGTAG
- a CDS encoding aminotransferase class V-fold PLP-dependent enzyme, with the protein MTALPLDTDLIRAEFPAFREPSLEGWAFFENAGGSYTSQQVLGRLDHFYRATKVQPYGFYPASREAGAAMDLAHRRMAQALNVGMDWIHFGPSTSGNTYTLGNAFAGWLKPGDAVVVTNQDHEANGGAWRRLADRGIVIREWQVDPVTGHLDPAGLDQLLDSKVRAVCFPHASNIVGEINPVHEIVQKAKSYGAVTVVDGVSYAPHGLPDLLELGCDIYLFSAYKVYGPHQGVMAVRPSLASELPNQGHFFNDTQPRKRLVPAGPDHAQIAATAGVADYLERVAELAGDRVEGANAFRKAHAAMRLQEEILLAPLMEFLRQKNNVRLIGPTDPSKRAPTVSLALGELAVEAADRLARRKIMASGGHFYAYRLLEALGLNPGHGVLRVSFTHYTSPAEVQRLIEALDAELK; encoded by the coding sequence ATGACCGCCCTGCCCCTCGACACCGACCTGATCCGCGCCGAGTTCCCGGCGTTCCGCGAGCCGAGCCTCGAGGGCTGGGCCTTCTTCGAGAATGCCGGCGGCTCCTATACCAGCCAGCAGGTGCTCGGCCGGCTCGACCACTTTTATCGCGCCACCAAGGTGCAGCCCTATGGCTTCTACCCGGCCTCGCGCGAGGCCGGCGCCGCCATGGACCTGGCGCACCGGCGTATGGCACAGGCGCTCAATGTCGGCATGGACTGGATACATTTCGGCCCCTCGACCTCGGGCAATACCTATACGCTCGGCAACGCCTTTGCCGGCTGGTTGAAGCCGGGCGACGCGGTGGTGGTCACCAACCAGGATCACGAGGCCAATGGCGGTGCCTGGCGCCGGCTGGCGGATCGCGGCATCGTCATTCGCGAGTGGCAGGTCGACCCGGTGACCGGCCATCTCGACCCGGCGGGGCTCGACCAGCTGCTCGATTCGAAGGTCCGCGCCGTCTGCTTTCCGCACGCCTCCAACATCGTGGGCGAGATCAACCCGGTGCACGAGATCGTCCAGAAGGCCAAAAGCTACGGCGCGGTCACCGTGGTCGATGGCGTCTCCTACGCTCCGCATGGCCTGCCCGACCTGCTCGAGCTGGGCTGCGACATCTACCTGTTCTCCGCCTACAAGGTGTACGGCCCGCACCAGGGGGTGATGGCAGTCCGCCCCTCGCTGGCGTCGGAATTGCCGAACCAGGGCCATTTCTTCAACGACACCCAGCCGCGCAAGCGCCTCGTCCCGGCCGGCCCCGACCACGCGCAGATCGCCGCCACCGCCGGCGTCGCCGACTATCTCGAACGGGTCGCCGAGCTCGCCGGCGATCGGGTCGAAGGCGCCAATGCCTTCCGCAAGGCGCATGCCGCCATGCGTCTGCAGGAGGAGATCCTGCTCGCGCCGCTGATGGAGTTCCTGCGCCAGAAGAACAATGTCCGGCTGATCGGCCCCACCGACCCGAGCAAGCGCGCACCAACCGTCTCGCTGGCGCTGGGCGAACTCGCCGTGGAGGCCGCCGATCGCCTGGCCCGCCGCAAAATCATGGCGTCGGGCGGCCATTTCTATGCCTACCGCCTGCTCGAGGCCCTCGGCCTCAACCCCGGCCACGGTGTGCTGCGCGTCTCGTTCACCCACTACACCTCGCCTGCCGAAGTGCAGCGCCTGATCGAGGCGCTGGATGCCGAGCTGAAATAG
- a CDS encoding outer membrane protein codes for MLRTAASVVALLMAASSAMAADLIIEEPAAVPVVAAGHDWSGGYIGAHIGYGWGTVEATDTDPGGGFFDEDTGEAFAVDASGFLAGLQAGVNWQMDSVVLGIEGQVGWLGISGDDAVLEDPDNFGRVDFGAYADVTARLGFAADNALFYLKGGLAVAQIDTTFGDIVDGSSDEDPDSTGTFSGAKGGWTVGLGAELALDDNWSVKAEYQYYDFGTEELVDVEGDTADATFKLHTVKVGLNYSF; via the coding sequence ATGCTTCGTACGGCAGCAAGTGTTGTGGCTCTCCTCATGGCAGCGAGTTCTGCTATGGCGGCGGATCTGATTATTGAAGAGCCGGCTGCGGTCCCGGTCGTAGCGGCCGGGCACGATTGGTCCGGTGGCTATATCGGTGCGCATATCGGCTATGGCTGGGGCACTGTCGAAGCGACCGACACCGATCCGGGCGGTGGATTCTTCGACGAGGACACTGGAGAAGCCTTCGCCGTCGATGCCAGCGGGTTCCTCGCCGGGCTGCAGGCAGGCGTGAACTGGCAGATGGACTCGGTGGTTCTGGGCATCGAGGGCCAGGTGGGCTGGCTGGGGATCAGCGGCGATGATGCGGTGCTGGAAGATCCGGACAATTTCGGGCGTGTCGATTTCGGCGCCTATGCCGATGTGACGGCGCGTCTCGGCTTCGCCGCGGACAACGCGCTGTTCTATCTCAAGGGCGGCCTTGCCGTAGCGCAGATCGACACGACCTTCGGCGACATCGTCGATGGCTCGTCGGATGAAGATCCGGACAGCACCGGAACGTTCTCGGGAGCGAAGGGCGGTTGGACGGTCGGTCTGGGCGCCGAGCTGGCGCTGGACGACAACTGGTCGGTGAAGGCCGAGTACCAGTACTATGACTTCGGTACCGAGGAGCTCGTCGACGTCGAGGGCGACACCGCCGATGCGACCTTCAAGCTGCACACCGTCAAGGTCGGCCTGAACTACTCGTTCTGA
- a CDS encoding Spy/CpxP family protein refolding chaperone, translating into MTPTRATILAALVAALGLTAMSPVFAAGPERPRSDSRTLEFRRDAGGAFRFVDFSCNSRAADRLERRLDRMAGKLKLSKDQEKLFEDFRTSALTAQTDFADRCDTIRPGTATNDRQRPDLIQRLEQRLKFDEARVAAMTELLPQFRSFYESLTDNQKRELAPRRHMQGKMLHPGQARPHHSAPAAPGLDG; encoded by the coding sequence ATGACCCCGACCCGCGCCACCATCCTCGCCGCCCTCGTAGCCGCCCTCGGCCTCACCGCCATGAGCCCGGTCTTCGCCGCCGGTCCCGAGCGTCCGCGCAGTGACAGCCGCACCCTCGAGTTTCGCCGCGATGCCGGCGGCGCTTTCCGCTTCGTCGATTTCTCCTGCAACAGCCGTGCGGCCGACCGGCTGGAGCGTCGCCTCGATCGCATGGCCGGCAAGCTGAAGCTGAGCAAGGACCAGGAAAAACTGTTCGAGGACTTCCGCACCTCGGCGCTGACCGCGCAGACCGATTTCGCCGACCGGTGCGACACCATCCGGCCCGGCACCGCCACCAACGACAGGCAGCGCCCCGACCTGATCCAGCGGCTTGAACAACGCCTGAAGTTCGATGAAGCGCGTGTCGCGGCGATGACCGAACTGCTGCCGCAGTTCAGGAGCTTCTACGAGAGCCTCACCGACAACCAGAAGCGCGAACTCGCGCCGCGCCGCCACATGCAGGGCAAAATGCTGCACCCCGGCCAGGCACGGCCCCATCACTCCGCCCCGGCGGCCCCCGGTTTGGACGGCTGA
- a CDS encoding CBS domain-containing protein — translation MQVETILQSKGYTVHTVEAGAPLSEAVRILNSKKIGAVVVVDAKGKVAGILSERDVVRHLEQDPVAILAGPVRNVMTSKVITCTPASTVSDLMETMTRHRIRHIPIVEAGKLTGIVSIGDVVKRKIEEAEQEALALKEYIAS, via the coding sequence ATGCAAGTCGAGACTATCCTTCAATCCAAGGGCTACACCGTCCACACGGTGGAAGCCGGCGCGCCGCTCTCTGAAGCGGTGCGGATCCTGAACAGCAAGAAGATCGGTGCCGTGGTCGTCGTCGACGCCAAGGGCAAGGTCGCGGGCATCCTCAGCGAGCGCGACGTCGTGCGTCATCTCGAACAGGACCCCGTTGCGATCCTGGCCGGCCCGGTCCGCAACGTCATGACCAGCAAGGTCATCACCTGCACCCCGGCCAGCACGGTGTCGGACCTCATGGAAACCATGACCCGCCACCGCATCCGCCACATCCCCATTGTCGAAGCCGGCAAGCTGACCGGCATCGTCTCGATCGGCGACGTGGTGAAGCGCAAGATCGAAGAGGCCGAACAGGAAGCCTTGGCGCTCAAGGAATATATCGCGTCGTAG
- a CDS encoding nuclear transport factor 2 family protein, producing MSIESRSFAEAWVEAWNARDLERILDHYAADIVFLSPVAARRLGDGRVNGIAALREYWSAALAAIPDLRFTLEAVLSGHQCLTILYRNQRGQLVAETVEFDSAGKVCRSVACYDGAV from the coding sequence ATGAGCATCGAGAGCCGGAGTTTCGCCGAAGCGTGGGTCGAGGCGTGGAACGCGCGCGACCTGGAACGGATACTGGATCACTACGCAGCCGATATCGTCTTTCTGTCGCCGGTGGCGGCGAGACGGCTGGGCGATGGTCGGGTCAATGGAATTGCGGCGCTGCGCGAGTACTGGAGCGCCGCGCTGGCGGCGATCCCGGACCTGCGATTTACGCTCGAAGCGGTGCTGTCCGGTCACCAGTGCCTGACCATCCTCTACCGCAACCAGCGCGGGCAACTGGTTGCCGAGACGGTCGAGTTCGACTCGGCCGGCAAGGTCTGCCGCTCGGTCGCCTGCTACGACGGCGCCGTCTGA
- a CDS encoding DMT family transporter, producing MSRPFAVLLLLIATAIWGLAFVAQKAAMAHMGPLTFSGTRFLLGGVALLPFALVELRRKAVRPSQFSPRLWLQIAVLCTAFFAGSILQQYGLAQTSVTNSGFLTALYVLFVPLIAFAVIRAKPHPIIYLGAPLALVGIFYLNGGRLEAFNFGDMLVVTSALFWGGHVFMLGLLSRQTGLPVVLSAITFISVGLVCLVLAFGFEVPDVADIAAGWVQILYVGLMSTALAFTLQAIAQQHVPAANAAIVLSAESLFAALGGALLLGERLPAVGYAGAALIFFAIILVEAVPALRQRRGAAA from the coding sequence ATGTCCCGCCCGTTCGCCGTCCTGCTGCTGCTCATCGCCACCGCCATCTGGGGTCTCGCCTTCGTCGCGCAGAAGGCGGCGATGGCGCATATGGGGCCGTTGACCTTCAGCGGCACGCGCTTCCTGCTGGGCGGCGTGGCGCTGCTGCCCTTCGCGCTCGTCGAGCTGCGACGCAAGGCGGTGCGCCCCAGCCAGTTCAGCCCGCGCCTCTGGCTGCAGATCGCCGTGCTGTGCACCGCGTTTTTCGCCGGCTCGATCCTGCAGCAATACGGTCTCGCCCAGACCAGCGTCACCAATTCCGGCTTCCTCACCGCACTTTACGTGCTGTTCGTGCCGCTGATCGCCTTCGCGGTGATCCGGGCGAAACCACACCCGATCATCTATCTGGGCGCGCCGCTGGCGCTGGTCGGCATTTTCTACCTCAATGGCGGACGGCTCGAGGCCTTCAACTTCGGCGACATGCTGGTGGTGACGAGCGCCCTGTTCTGGGGCGGCCACGTCTTCATGCTCGGCCTGCTGAGCCGCCAGACCGGCCTGCCGGTGGTGCTCTCGGCCATCACCTTCATCAGCGTCGGCCTTGTCTGCCTGGTGCTTGCCTTCGGCTTCGAGGTCCCCGATGTCGCCGACATCGCTGCCGGTTGGGTGCAGATCCTCTATGTCGGACTGATGTCGACTGCACTCGCCTTCACCCTGCAGGCGATCGCGCAGCAGCACGTGCCGGCGGCCAATGCGGCGATCGTACTCTCCGCCGAAAGCCTGTTCGCGGCGCTCGGCGGCGCGCTGCTACTGGGCGAGCGTCTGCCCGCCGTCGGCTATGCCGGCGCGGCGCTGATCTTTTTCGCCATCATCCTGGTGGAAGCGGTCCCGGCGCTGCGCCAGCGCCGGGGCGCAGCCGCATAG